From bacterium:
AAAAAGCAGGTCTTCTGGTTCTTCATCTCGCTCCTGGGCATGTGGGTCTTTTCACGCATCGACTACCGCTTCTGGATGGAGGCGGCCTATATCTTCTACGCCTTCGCGATCCTCTCCCTGCTTCTCGTGTTCGTCCTGGGGGACGAGACCAACGGGGCCAAGCGCTGGATCAAGCTGGGGCTCCTTTCCTATCAGCCCTCCGAACTGGCGAAATTGTCGCTCCTGCTTTTCCTGGCCCGTTACATCGGGAGCCGGACCATCGAGCTTTATTATATGAGGAGCCTTTTTTTCCTCCTGGCCATGCTGGGAGTGCCCCTTTTCCTGATCCTCAAGCAGCCGGACCTGGGGTCGGCGCTCCTGCTGATCCCGGTATCCTTCGTCTTGATGTATGTGGGGGGGCTTCCCGTCAAATGGCTCGGTTCCATGGCGCTGATGGCCCTGGCCTCCACCCCTTTCATCTGGCACTTCCTCAAGGATTACCAGAAGGAGCGCCTGGAGGTCTTCATCAACCCGCAGGACGACCCCTTGGGGGCGGGTTACAACATCATCCAGTCGGTCATCGCCATCGGGTCCGGCGGCATTTCAGGCAAGGGATTCATGCAAGGGACCCAGACCCAGCTTTCCTTCATCCCGGAACATCACACGGATTTCATCTTCGCCGTCATCGGGGAGGAGTGGGGTTTCGTCGGCTGCCTGGTGGTGCTGGGGCTCTACTATTTCATGATCCAAAAATGTTTCGAGATCGCCCGCAAGGCCCGTGACCGCGAGGGTTCCCTCCTGGCCCTGGGGATCGGCGGCATGTTCACCGTGCAGATCGTCATCAATGTGGGGATGACCGTGGGACTGCTGCCGGTGACCGGCCTGACCTTGCCCTTCATCAGCTACGGCGGTTCGTCCCTGGTCTTCAGCTTCGCCGCGGTGGGGATCCTGCTCAACATCTCCTACGCGAACCGCCGCCCGGTGCTTGTCACCGGAAAAGGCTG
This genomic window contains:
- the rodA gene encoding rod shape-determining protein RodA gives rise to the protein MIKALFKTYFKGVDWGLITEVLALSAIGAVVVFSATSHSADISQLWKKQVFWFFISLLGMWVFSRIDYRFWMEAAYIFYAFAILSLLLVFVLGDETNGAKRWIKLGLLSYQPSELAKLSLLLFLARYIGSRTIELYYMRSLFFLLAMLGVPLFLILKQPDLGSALLLIPVSFVLMYVGGLPVKWLGSMALMALASTPFIWHFLKDYQKERLEVFINPQDDPLGAGYNIIQSVIAIGSGGISGKGFMQGTQTQLSFIPEHHTDFIFAVIGEEWGFVGCLVVLGLYYFMIQKCFEIARKARDREGSLLALGIGGMFTVQIVINVGMTVGLLPVTGLTLPFISYGGSSLVFSFAAVGILLNISYANRRPVLVTGKG